A region of Thermovibrio ammonificans HB-1 DNA encodes the following proteins:
- a CDS encoding sodium-dependent transporter: MAGEFREHWGSKLGLILAMAGNAVGLGNFLRFPTQAAENGGGAFMIPYMIAMLLIAIPLMWTEWAIGRYGGSKGHGTTPAIFELLWRNPIAKYIGALGLFVPFVVLCYYVYIESWTLGYSFFSLFGMLPHPDPSLPQKEYLQPFEEFLRNYTRPSPVAYLFFLITMAFNAYILYRGIRGGIEKFAKVAMPTLFILAFILMVRVILIETPHGTAVQGLDFLWHPDFSQLANPKVWLAAAGQVFFTLSLGFGAIITYASYIKKDDDIVASGLSAASLNELAEVILGGSIAIPAAVAFFGVMNATSVAKSGAFNLAFVSLPAIFSNLTGGDVIGFFWFFLLFFAGATSSVAIAMPVVAFLEDEFSFSRKVAVTVTVIFAFLVAQVPIFMPKALSEMDFWAGTFFVVLFALLEVVIFFWLFGGERAWEEINRGALFKVPRFYYYVMKFVTPVVLFIILVAWSVSSLPAVLKSGDLQVWTARFVMIFVLALQMFMVYLAGKRRRQEV, encoded by the coding sequence ATGGCCGGAGAGTTCAGAGAACACTGGGGAAGTAAACTGGGCCTGATACTGGCCATGGCGGGAAACGCCGTAGGCCTCGGCAACTTCCTCAGGTTTCCCACCCAGGCTGCCGAAAACGGCGGCGGAGCCTTCATGATTCCCTACATGATAGCCATGCTCCTGATAGCCATTCCCCTTATGTGGACAGAGTGGGCAATAGGTAGATACGGAGGCAGCAAAGGCCACGGAACAACACCCGCAATCTTTGAGCTCTTGTGGAGAAACCCGATAGCCAAGTACATAGGAGCTCTGGGGCTCTTTGTTCCCTTCGTTGTCTTGTGCTACTACGTTTACATAGAGTCGTGGACCTTAGGGTACTCGTTCTTCTCCCTGTTCGGTATGCTGCCCCACCCGGACCCCAGCCTGCCCCAGAAGGAGTACCTCCAACCCTTTGAGGAGTTCCTGAGGAACTACACAAGGCCCTCCCCGGTGGCCTACCTGTTCTTCCTGATAACAATGGCATTCAACGCCTACATACTCTACAGAGGCATAAGGGGAGGAATCGAGAAGTTTGCCAAGGTGGCAATGCCTACCCTGTTCATCTTAGCCTTCATCCTGATGGTTCGGGTCATCCTGATAGAAACCCCCCACGGCACGGCCGTTCAGGGGCTCGACTTCCTATGGCACCCGGATTTCAGCCAGCTTGCAAACCCCAAAGTTTGGCTTGCGGCCGCAGGTCAGGTATTCTTCACCCTCTCGCTGGGCTTCGGGGCGATAATCACCTACGCCTCCTACATTAAGAAGGACGACGACATAGTTGCATCGGGCCTCTCGGCGGCCTCGCTGAACGAGCTTGCAGAGGTTATCCTGGGGGGCTCCATAGCCATCCCGGCGGCGGTTGCCTTCTTCGGGGTTATGAACGCAACATCTGTGGCAAAGAGCGGGGCATTTAACCTTGCCTTTGTGAGCCTTCCCGCAATATTCTCGAACCTAACGGGAGGCGACGTAATAGGGTTCTTCTGGTTCTTCCTGCTCTTCTTTGCCGGTGCAACCTCCTCGGTTGCAATAGCCATGCCGGTTGTTGCCTTCCTCGAGGATGAGTTCAGCTTCAGCAGAAAGGTGGCGGTTACGGTAACTGTGATATTCGCATTCCTGGTTGCCCAGGTTCCGATATTTATGCCCAAAGCGCTGAGCGAGATGGACTTCTGGGCGGGAACTTTCTTCGTTGTCCTGTTCGCACTGCTGGAGGTCGTTATCTTCTTCTGGCTCTTCGGAGGCGAAAGGGCGTGGGAGGAGATTAACAGGGGAGCCCTCTTTAAGGTGCCCCGTTTCTACTACTACGTGATGAAGTTTGTCACACCTGTGGTTCTCTTTATCATCTTGGTCGCCTGGAGCGTTTCGAGCCTGCCGGCCGTTTTAAAGTCGGGGGACTTACAGGTGTGGACGGCCCGGTTCGTGATGATATTCGTTCTGGCCCTTCAGATGTTCATGGTTTACCTTGCAGGTAAGCGGAGAAGGCAGGAGGTTTAA
- a CDS encoding diacylglycerol kinase → MTKTVKGVIKGIGFAVEGFLGAFREDVHFRINLALSLTGTAVSLAVLNGCTAILVGFINFSVLVVELLNTAVERAVDTATSEFKPSAKLAKDAAAAAVLSVGLFALTVDLTVVLPELIRRLS, encoded by the coding sequence ATGACGAAAACGGTAAAGGGAGTGATAAAGGGGATAGGGTTCGCAGTTGAGGGCTTTCTGGGCGCCTTCCGCGAGGATGTCCACTTCAGGATTAACCTCGCTCTAAGCCTAACGGGAACCGCCGTTTCTCTGGCGGTCTTAAACGGCTGCACGGCCATTTTGGTGGGGTTCATAAACTTCTCGGTTCTCGTTGTAGAGCTCCTGAACACCGCAGTTGAGCGGGCCGTAGATACGGCCACGAGCGAGTTTAAACCGAGTGCCAAACTGGCAAAGGACGCTGCTGCTGCGGCGGTTCTGTCGGTGGGGCTCTTTGCGCTTACTGTGGATTTGACCGTTGTACTACCGGAGCTGATAAGGAGGTTAAGCTGA
- a CDS encoding DUF2905 domain-containing protein, with protein MVEEIGKLLIFVGVTLVAFGIVLIVVAKLGSSGIPLGRLPGDIYIKKDNFVFYFPITTSLLVSLLLSLLSFLLFFFTRKQ; from the coding sequence ATGGTGGAAGAGATAGGAAAGCTGCTGATATTTGTGGGCGTTACGCTTGTTGCGTTCGGTATCGTTCTGATTGTAGTTGCAAAGCTGGGAAGCTCGGGAATTCCCTTAGGGAGGCTGCCGGGAGATATCTACATAAAGAAGGATAACTTCGTCTTCTACTTCCCGATTACAACGAGCCTCCTTGTAAGCCTGCTACTGTCGCTACTTTCGTTCCTCCTCTTCTTCTTTACGAGGAAACAATGA
- a CDS encoding mechanosensitive ion channel family protein — MSSQLPLFLREHAPFLLFILLVVGALGLELLVRRLVVTRLKERLVADAAVITVVSLALFGAGWQLSDYYKEWVFRELLRNTAILVAALHLTRAVHLLTGKRGRKKLLPYLAFIVAYLLSLFFLFPPVQNAQVLVWSVRLKKLFIFLGATAVVWEIGETLKNEFVARIFRLSSTTAMLLLFGLWEVNYLNFNFKTLIGIAIIVFLTAVFTFAYSKGIPELVKRVCKELPQQDSKVVENNLKSLLTVLYLILLVKLLSGFSNLGSLFDKLENAYLIKTDLVKISVGNIITFGTLAVILFNLLNIVKKLIKLTFPKERREVEGGSAEALIFNLGVLFNSIILLSTLGITWKVILPIAGTLGVGLGFGLQTIMNNYVSGFILLFSKKLKVGDIVELPSVSVSTLGSTSPSVFGKVEDIGILSTIIRTNDGVEISIPNSSFISSPIVNFSLKDPYVRLKIPVGVAYSSDPKEVKRLLEEVIEELPYTVRFLPKMVRFEELGDSALIFRAIFWIDVRKDMWVRNIISDFYFRAWYKLKEAGVEIPFPQNDVWFRNSLKVEIERPNLPKEES, encoded by the coding sequence TTGAGTAGCCAGCTGCCGCTCTTTCTCAGAGAGCACGCCCCCTTCCTGCTGTTCATTTTGCTCGTTGTTGGAGCTCTGGGGCTGGAGCTCCTTGTGCGCCGACTGGTTGTAACAAGGCTTAAAGAGCGGCTCGTTGCAGATGCAGCCGTTATAACGGTGGTGTCGCTGGCGCTGTTTGGGGCGGGCTGGCAGCTGTCGGACTACTACAAGGAGTGGGTCTTCAGGGAGCTCCTGCGGAACACGGCCATTCTGGTTGCGGCCCTGCACCTTACCCGGGCGGTTCACCTGCTAACCGGCAAACGGGGAAGGAAGAAGCTCCTGCCCTACTTGGCCTTCATAGTGGCATACCTGCTCTCTCTCTTCTTCCTATTCCCGCCGGTTCAGAACGCCCAGGTGTTGGTGTGGAGCGTTAGGCTGAAGAAGCTCTTCATCTTCCTCGGAGCCACGGCGGTAGTCTGGGAGATTGGAGAGACCCTTAAAAACGAGTTCGTCGCAAGGATTTTCAGGCTAAGCAGTACAACGGCCATGCTCCTGCTCTTCGGCCTGTGGGAAGTAAACTACCTGAACTTCAACTTCAAAACCCTCATCGGAATAGCAATCATCGTCTTCCTCACCGCCGTTTTCACCTTCGCCTACTCAAAGGGGATACCGGAGCTCGTAAAAAGGGTCTGCAAAGAGCTTCCCCAGCAGGACTCAAAAGTGGTAGAGAACAACCTCAAAAGCCTCCTGACGGTTCTCTACCTGATACTCCTGGTGAAGCTCCTTTCGGGCTTTTCAAACCTCGGCTCCCTCTTTGACAAGCTGGAGAACGCCTACCTGATAAAAACAGACTTGGTAAAGATATCGGTGGGGAACATAATAACCTTCGGCACCCTCGCCGTTATACTCTTCAACCTGCTCAACATAGTGAAGAAACTGATAAAACTCACATTCCCGAAGGAGCGCAGGGAGGTTGAAGGGGGCTCGGCAGAGGCACTCATCTTCAACCTGGGGGTTCTGTTTAACTCCATAATACTGCTCTCTACCTTAGGAATCACCTGGAAGGTGATACTGCCGATTGCGGGAACCTTGGGAGTCGGACTGGGCTTTGGCCTTCAGACCATAATGAACAACTACGTCAGCGGCTTCATCCTACTGTTCAGCAAGAAGCTTAAAGTGGGAGACATAGTCGAGCTACCGTCGGTGTCGGTTTCCACGCTTGGAAGCACCAGCCCCAGCGTTTTCGGCAAAGTTGAAGACATAGGGATACTCTCAACAATCATCAGGACAAACGACGGGGTGGAGATATCGATTCCCAACTCATCGTTCATAAGCTCCCCGATAGTCAACTTCTCCCTCAAAGACCCGTACGTGAGGCTCAAGATACCCGTAGGGGTTGCCTACTCCTCCGACCCGAAAGAGGTGAAGAGGCTACTCGAAGAGGTGATAGAGGAGCTTCCCTACACCGTCAGGTTCCTGCCGAAAATGGTAAGGTTCGAGGAGCTGGGAGACAGTGCCCTAATCTTCAGGGCGATATTCTGGATAGACGTAAGAAAGGATATGTGGGTCAGGAACATAATCAGCGACTTCTACTTCAGGGCTTGGTATAAACTGAAAGAGGCGGGGGTTGAGATTCCGTTCCCGCAGAACGACGTTTGGTTTAGAAACAGCCTGAAGGTGGAGATAGAGAGACCAAACCTTCCCAAGGAGGAGAGTTGA
- a CDS encoding AAA family ATPase — protein MIRLRGLSLKNFLSHRSTEIPFTDQAFVILGENASGKTSILRGVFFGVFGEDLKRAKAEELINRASNSAEVKVEFLYKGKLYTLERRIHVRRSSEAELYEDGRLVARGVKQVKAYLLENLGLDGNLFKNTVFVPQGEILDLFKGTPKERRKVLNRLLGLEEIGELHRRIKEELQKLKNTLNLVVERVKHYQESRQRLRELQLRLQEKERELERVERLRELETEKVEGIKEELRALQAEKEKLLRVETSLKNASSNVKRLAESVERLKARETELLKLEAELPRLQEEVKALEPLKEIRELLLRAGELQNRERTLQRDVEQAEEALEKKRLIPDFEEKLKIQQEKNLLSREKIKKAQQRLKEKREALAAKEAELKKLQEAEERLRKLRETLPQVTEETVLQTQNRLSEVERAIREKELQLRTLNEQVELLKKRLQTLETAESACPICGSKLTPEKKERLLEETRQELNSSLTLIEQLERELRELRQEEPALKRRLKELQRKLEEKRLLAAQIKELEVETRELSKLKEETNGLKEELLKEEKQFKKLEEENLKEVQELSALKERLQALKKEASRFSEEELQKLKEELEATKREKEELLKRAGEIRDRVAPELKKREQVEARIRELEKSARELEKIKGALSEKERIREELNRLEQELKSFKEKERELSQELKALNPVRDKLRKLQKEEEDGERRIRSLIEEASKLKGEIEELRRQIGAIREELKRLEVEKQCASKLKDAVSLLEIQERSFHPERGFLQRVRRELLPQVAQQCKELFAAFDFDFSEVEIDEDFTVSFGVPGRGTLTLEQLSGGQQIAFALALRFAMAKQFNQKMELLVLDEPTVHLDQPRRTALTELLMKLKNSIPQMVVITHDPELEVVADQTIKVRMVNGYSEVTVE, from the coding sequence TTGATAAGGCTGAGGGGACTGAGCTTAAAGAACTTCCTCTCCCATAGGAGCACGGAGATACCCTTTACCGACCAGGCCTTTGTTATTCTCGGCGAGAACGCCTCCGGGAAGACCTCTATACTCCGGGGCGTTTTCTTCGGGGTGTTCGGGGAAGACCTAAAAAGGGCAAAGGCCGAAGAGCTCATAAACAGGGCCTCAAACTCGGCAGAGGTAAAGGTTGAGTTCCTCTACAAGGGGAAGCTCTACACCTTAGAGCGGAGAATCCACGTCCGCAGGAGCTCCGAGGCGGAGCTATACGAAGACGGCAGACTCGTAGCAAGGGGCGTTAAACAGGTTAAAGCCTACCTCCTTGAGAACCTGGGCCTCGACGGTAACCTGTTTAAGAACACGGTGTTCGTGCCTCAGGGGGAGATTCTCGACCTCTTCAAGGGGACCCCCAAGGAGAGGCGGAAGGTTCTGAACAGGCTACTGGGCCTGGAGGAGATAGGGGAGCTTCACAGGCGGATAAAGGAGGAGCTTCAAAAACTCAAAAACACCCTAAACTTGGTTGTTGAAAGGGTTAAGCACTACCAGGAGAGCCGGCAGAGGCTAAGGGAGCTTCAGCTCCGCCTTCAGGAGAAGGAGAGGGAGCTTGAGCGGGTTGAAAGGCTGAGAGAGCTCGAAACCGAAAAAGTAGAGGGAATCAAAGAGGAGCTCCGCGCTCTGCAGGCGGAAAAGGAGAAGCTCCTGAGGGTCGAAACATCCCTAAAGAACGCTTCCAGCAACGTTAAAAGGCTTGCCGAGAGCGTTGAACGGCTGAAGGCAAGGGAAACGGAGCTTTTAAAGCTGGAGGCAGAGCTTCCCCGACTCCAAGAGGAGGTTAAGGCCCTTGAACCGCTGAAGGAGATAAGGGAGCTCCTTTTAAGAGCCGGAGAGCTTCAAAACCGCGAGCGCACCCTCCAGAGGGATGTTGAGCAGGCGGAAGAGGCGCTTGAGAAGAAGCGGCTCATACCCGATTTTGAAGAGAAACTCAAAATCCAACAGGAGAAAAACCTCCTCTCCAGAGAGAAAATTAAAAAGGCCCAGCAGAGGCTTAAAGAAAAGAGGGAAGCTCTTGCGGCCAAAGAGGCCGAGCTGAAAAAGCTCCAAGAGGCGGAGGAGAGGCTCCGAAAACTCCGGGAGACCCTGCCTCAAGTAACCGAAGAAACGGTTCTACAGACCCAAAACAGGCTCTCCGAGGTAGAGAGGGCAATAAGGGAGAAAGAGCTTCAACTCCGCACCCTGAATGAGCAGGTGGAGCTATTGAAAAAGAGGCTCCAAACCCTTGAAACGGCCGAGTCTGCCTGCCCCATATGCGGCTCCAAACTGACGCCGGAGAAAAAAGAGAGGCTCTTAGAGGAGACCCGGCAAGAGCTAAACAGCTCCCTTACCCTGATAGAGCAGCTGGAGAGGGAGCTCAGAGAGCTCCGGCAGGAAGAGCCCGCCCTAAAAAGGAGACTGAAAGAGCTCCAGAGGAAACTGGAGGAAAAAAGGCTCCTTGCCGCCCAAATAAAAGAGCTGGAAGTAGAAACCCGGGAACTCTCAAAGCTAAAAGAGGAGACAAACGGGCTTAAAGAGGAGCTCTTAAAGGAGGAAAAACAGTTTAAAAAACTCGAGGAGGAAAACCTCAAAGAGGTTCAAGAGCTGAGCGCCCTAAAAGAGAGACTCCAGGCCCTAAAGAAGGAGGCTTCCCGCTTCTCCGAAGAGGAGCTCCAAAAACTCAAGGAAGAGCTCGAGGCCACAAAGAGGGAGAAGGAGGAGCTCTTAAAAAGGGCAGGGGAAATCAGGGACAGAGTGGCCCCCGAGCTCAAGAAGAGAGAGCAGGTAGAGGCCAGAATCAGAGAGCTCGAAAAGAGCGCAAGGGAGCTGGAGAAGATAAAGGGAGCGCTATCAGAAAAGGAGCGGATACGGGAAGAGCTAAACCGCCTTGAACAAGAGTTAAAGAGCTTTAAGGAAAAAGAGCGAGAGCTCTCCCAAGAGCTTAAAGCTCTGAACCCGGTGAGGGATAAGCTCCGGAAGCTCCAGAAGGAGGAAGAGGACGGAGAGAGGAGAATCAGAAGCCTCATAGAGGAGGCCTCAAAGCTCAAAGGGGAGATAGAGGAGCTCCGCAGGCAGATAGGGGCAATAAGGGAAGAGCTCAAGAGGCTGGAAGTTGAAAAACAGTGTGCATCGAAGCTGAAGGACGCCGTCTCCCTCCTTGAGATACAGGAGAGGAGCTTCCACCCCGAAAGGGGCTTCCTCCAGAGGGTAAGGAGGGAGCTTCTGCCCCAAGTTGCCCAGCAGTGTAAAGAGCTCTTTGCGGCCTTCGACTTCGACTTCAGCGAAGTGGAGATAGACGAAGACTTTACAGTCTCCTTCGGAGTACCCGGCAGGGGAACACTAACCTTAGAGCAGCTGTCGGGGGGCCAGCAGATAGCCTTCGCCCTGGCCCTAAGGTTTGCAATGGCTAAGCAGTTTAACCAAAAGATGGAGCTCTTAGTCCTCGACGAGCCCACAGTCCACCTGGACCAGCCCAGGAGAACGGCCCTTACAGAGCTCCTGATGAAGCTGAAAAACTCCATACCCCAAATGGTTGTAATAACCCACGACCCCGAACTTGAAGTTGTTGCAGACCAAACGATTAAAGTGAGAATGGTAAACGGCTACTCGGAGGTGACCGTTGAGTAG
- a CDS encoding POTRA domain-containing protein → MRRAVPLLAVLAATGAYAAHAPVVKAIKVVGLRWTKKEFVLRELLLRPGEPFSEKKLKESIRNLLNTHLFYSVKAEVLREKGGVVVVIRVKEKFPVVPLPRFRLKSDGSYRAGLEIRDYNLLGMGNRLFVGFTKWFNTQDESDSQFVKVRLYRVAENVTFDAGVYRSSSVVTVVDTGRELGKTRVETISTPVSALFYLDPTKVHKFSFGVSPTFTFYNSLLSDKRIYYLNGSYELDRTTDMVYYTVGSRSWVSVSYAAPVISDLTTGAVSAGHFKSFHLKGTRTFNYSLVGATKVGFSGTGYKLSVPIEGYRGEAKSFKRYLLGTVSYRFPVIDRSVYAEPTLQAGVGANNSPEKLLTSVGVSLTAFWAKLADGIIRFKLFRGLGSGGTLKTSFRLTVRW, encoded by the coding sequence ATGAGACGGGCCGTGCCCCTCTTAGCGGTTCTGGCCGCAACAGGCGCCTACGCTGCCCACGCCCCGGTGGTAAAGGCGATTAAGGTGGTGGGCCTGCGCTGGACTAAAAAGGAGTTCGTCCTCAGGGAGCTCCTCCTAAGGCCCGGTGAGCCCTTCTCCGAGAAGAAACTGAAGGAGTCTATAAGGAACCTGCTTAACACCCACCTTTTCTACAGTGTAAAAGCCGAGGTTTTAAGGGAAAAGGGCGGCGTGGTTGTGGTTATCAGGGTTAAGGAGAAGTTCCCCGTGGTTCCCCTGCCCAGGTTCAGGTTAAAGAGCGACGGCTCCTACAGGGCGGGGCTGGAGATTAGGGACTACAACCTGCTGGGAATGGGCAACAGGCTCTTTGTAGGGTTTACAAAGTGGTTCAACACCCAAGATGAAAGCGACAGCCAGTTTGTAAAGGTAAGACTCTACAGGGTGGCAGAGAACGTTACCTTCGATGCCGGGGTTTACAGGAGTTCAAGCGTTGTAACCGTTGTAGACACAGGTAGAGAGCTCGGGAAAACCAGGGTGGAAACCATTTCAACGCCGGTCTCCGCCCTTTTCTACTTAGACCCTACAAAGGTCCACAAGTTCTCCTTCGGAGTTTCACCAACGTTTACCTTCTACAACTCGCTCCTATCCGATAAGCGAATCTACTACTTAAACGGCAGTTACGAGTTAGACAGAACAACGGATATGGTTTACTACACCGTGGGAAGCAGGAGTTGGGTATCTGTAAGCTACGCAGCGCCCGTAATCTCCGATTTAACAACAGGCGCCGTTTCGGCAGGGCACTTCAAAAGTTTCCACTTAAAAGGGACAAGAACCTTCAACTACAGCCTGGTAGGTGCTACGAAAGTGGGCTTTTCGGGAACCGGCTACAAGCTCTCCGTTCCTATAGAAGGCTACAGAGGAGAGGCTAAGAGCTTCAAGCGCTACCTCCTTGGAACGGTAAGCTACAGGTTCCCGGTCATAGACAGGTCCGTTTACGCCGAGCCCACCTTGCAGGCGGGGGTGGGTGCAAACAACTCCCCCGAGAAGCTCCTGACCTCGGTGGGTGTATCGCTTACGGCGTTTTGGGCCAAGCTGGCTGATGGTATCATTAGGTTTAAACTCTTCAGGGGCCTGGGAAGCGGAGGCACTTTAAAAACGTCGTTCAGGCTCACTGTAAGGTGGTAG
- a CDS encoding HD family phosphohydrolase — protein MKSLKQEKRDSLFKYGLVLLASVIVTFLLLPFSFVNVPALKPGQVSPVDVRSPVSAVLVDKEATERAREEAVKRVLPRVKYTPESFTKALKEVEGLQLLNKHQKELLKGIITSYYQRGIISEVPKGYSQVEVEKGGKLKQMPLNAFLSQKQAEELFKEDVEKLLGKKVAREVVGKVHLSPNFVFNKTETEKLWEKARSSVKPVLVEVQKGEVIVKKGEKVTPEAAEKLKLLQEAKSKGKSLNKYISIFLLTLLLYYSVLRLYRIISPSAAEFKNILFSLSAITLDIFLIKLFTYLAKLIVESLNLPVNESLIYVPVVTSVVFASMFINKKVAVLHSIPVALLSGFNLSRPELLIIPVIVGSVFAAFDSRKFKSREVIYKSALKGMVVTALAQSLLYIYYFGFAVKVQLPVQLALTAIGAVITAVVVNGLSPLIINLFNFTTDIVYMELINLNHPLLRKLILKAPGTYSHSVMVATLAEAAAEAIGANALLAKAGGLFHDIGKLKNPQAFIENQTGVNIHDKLPPEKSAAILRSHVEYGEELGRKYKLPEKVIEIIRQHHGTKLMKYFYHKAKELYGNKVNEKIYRYPGPKPQFKESGIVMMADTVEAAVRSMKDKELDLGKVIHKLIMELVEEGQLNQSGLSLKDISLIEKVFKKVLSGIYHNRIEYPDDENGKGSDKGDRVRS, from the coding sequence ATGAAGAGTTTGAAGCAGGAAAAGAGGGATAGCCTCTTTAAATACGGCCTCGTTCTCCTTGCAAGTGTAATAGTCACCTTTTTGCTGCTCCCCTTCAGCTTCGTTAACGTTCCCGCCCTCAAGCCGGGTCAGGTGAGCCCGGTAGACGTTCGCTCACCCGTCTCTGCAGTTCTGGTGGATAAAGAGGCCACAGAGAGGGCAAGGGAAGAGGCTGTTAAACGGGTTCTGCCGAGAGTAAAGTACACCCCCGAGAGCTTCACAAAGGCCCTGAAAGAGGTTGAAGGGCTCCAGTTGCTCAACAAGCACCAGAAGGAGCTCCTAAAGGGGATAATCACCTCCTACTACCAGCGGGGAATCATCTCCGAGGTTCCCAAAGGGTACTCCCAGGTAGAGGTTGAGAAAGGGGGAAAGCTGAAGCAGATGCCCCTGAACGCCTTTTTAAGCCAGAAGCAGGCGGAGGAGCTCTTCAAGGAAGACGTGGAGAAGCTCCTGGGCAAGAAAGTGGCCCGAGAGGTTGTAGGAAAGGTTCACCTTTCCCCCAACTTCGTTTTCAACAAGACGGAAACGGAAAAGCTGTGGGAAAAGGCCCGCTCAAGCGTTAAGCCGGTTCTCGTTGAGGTTCAAAAGGGGGAGGTGATAGTAAAAAAGGGGGAGAAGGTAACCCCCGAGGCAGCAGAGAAGCTGAAGCTCCTCCAGGAGGCAAAGAGTAAAGGCAAGAGCCTCAACAAGTACATCTCCATATTCCTGCTGACGCTGCTGCTCTACTACTCGGTTCTCAGGCTCTACAGGATAATCAGCCCCTCTGCAGCAGAGTTCAAAAACATCCTCTTTTCTCTCTCGGCAATTACACTCGACATATTCCTAATAAAACTCTTCACCTACCTGGCGAAGCTAATCGTAGAGAGCCTGAACCTTCCGGTAAACGAAAGCCTCATATACGTTCCGGTTGTTACATCGGTGGTTTTCGCCTCCATGTTCATAAACAAAAAAGTTGCAGTTCTCCACTCGATACCGGTTGCACTCCTTTCGGGCTTCAACCTCTCAAGGCCGGAGCTCCTGATAATCCCGGTAATCGTAGGCTCGGTTTTTGCAGCTTTCGACTCAAGGAAGTTCAAGAGTCGGGAGGTTATCTACAAAAGTGCCCTTAAGGGCATGGTAGTAACCGCGCTAGCCCAGTCCCTCCTCTACATTTACTACTTCGGCTTTGCCGTAAAAGTTCAGCTGCCGGTCCAGCTGGCACTCACAGCCATCGGCGCCGTAATAACCGCCGTTGTAGTTAACGGCCTGAGCCCGCTGATTATCAACCTGTTTAACTTCACAACCGATATAGTCTACATGGAGCTGATAAACCTCAACCACCCCTTACTGAGGAAGCTGATTCTGAAGGCTCCGGGAACCTACAGCCACTCGGTTATGGTTGCAACCCTCGCAGAGGCAGCCGCAGAGGCGATAGGAGCAAACGCCCTGCTTGCAAAGGCCGGAGGCCTGTTCCACGACATAGGGAAGCTGAAAAACCCACAGGCCTTCATAGAGAACCAGACGGGAGTAAACATCCACGACAAGCTCCCACCGGAAAAGAGCGCGGCAATACTGCGCTCCCACGTGGAGTACGGGGAGGAGCTCGGCAGGAAGTACAAACTGCCCGAAAAGGTCATAGAGATAATCCGCCAGCACCACGGAACGAAGCTGATGAAGTACTTCTACCACAAGGCCAAGGAGCTGTACGGCAACAAGGTGAACGAAAAAATTTACCGCTACCCCGGCCCAAAGCCCCAGTTTAAAGAGTCGGGGATAGTAATGATGGCAGATACCGTTGAGGCGGCAGTAAGGTCTATGAAGGACAAGGAGCTCGACCTGGGGAAGGTTATCCATAAGCTGATAATGGAGCTTGTAGAGGAGGGCCAGCTAAACCAGAGCGGTCTATCTTTAAAGGACATAAGCCTTATAGAGAAGGTGTTTAAGAAGGTTCTGTCGGGTATATACCACAACCGTATAGAGTACCCCGATGACGAAAACGGTAAAGGGAGTGATAAAGGGGATAGGGTTCGCAGTTGA
- a CDS encoding PhoH family protein, with amino-acid sequence MIKVILELEPEDFYTIVGHHEENLRKLGQILNLKLGSRGNEIMINGSSEDEEKARQFLKELEGLVKSGHKLTKSDVDMYLTQLSAHRESKVKESQSQVIVKTYRGKKIIAKTPTQKRYVEAIEKNDVVFGVGPAGTGKTYLAVAMAVSYFRKGLVNRIILTRPAVEAGEKLGFLPGTLQEKIDPYLKPLYDALFEMIEPEKVNSYLERNVFEIAPLAYMRGRTLNDAFIILDEAQNTTREQMKMFLTRLGFGSKVVITGDVTQIDLPSKERSGLVEALKILKGIEGIEIVQFSREDVVRHRLVQEIIRAYEEFEAGKEG; translated from the coding sequence TTGATAAAGGTAATACTGGAGCTTGAACCGGAAGACTTCTACACGATTGTAGGCCACCACGAGGAGAACCTGCGGAAGCTCGGCCAGATACTCAACCTGAAGCTGGGCTCCCGCGGAAACGAGATAATGATAAACGGAAGCTCCGAAGACGAAGAGAAAGCAAGGCAGTTCCTCAAAGAGCTGGAGGGGCTGGTAAAGTCGGGCCACAAGCTCACAAAGAGCGACGTTGACATGTACCTCACCCAGCTGTCGGCCCACAGGGAGTCAAAAGTTAAAGAGTCCCAATCCCAGGTAATCGTTAAGACCTACCGGGGTAAGAAGATAATCGCCAAAACTCCCACCCAGAAGCGCTACGTGGAGGCCATAGAGAAGAACGACGTGGTTTTCGGGGTGGGCCCGGCCGGAACCGGTAAAACCTATCTGGCCGTTGCCATGGCGGTGAGCTACTTCAGGAAGGGGCTCGTGAACAGGATAATCCTCACACGACCGGCAGTTGAAGCCGGAGAGAAGCTGGGCTTTCTGCCCGGAACCCTCCAGGAGAAGATAGACCCCTACCTGAAGCCCCTGTACGACGCCCTCTTCGAGATGATAGAGCCCGAGAAGGTCAACTCCTACCTTGAGAGGAACGTGTTCGAGATTGCACCGCTGGCCTACATGAGGGGAAGAACCCTCAACGACGCCTTCATCATTTTAGACGAGGCCCAGAACACAACAAGGGAGCAGATGAAGATGTTCCTCACGAGGCTGGGCTTCGGCTCAAAGGTTGTCATAACGGGCGACGTGACCCAAATTGACCTTCCGTCTAAGGAGCGCTCCGGGCTCGTAGAGGCCCTCAAGATACTCAAAGGGATTGAAGGCATAGAGATTGTGCAGTTCAGCCGAGAGGACGTTGTAAGACACCGACTGGTTCAGGAGATTATCAGAGCCTATGAAGAGTTTGAAGCAGGAAAAGAGGGATAG